From one Lolium rigidum isolate FL_2022 chromosome 4, APGP_CSIRO_Lrig_0.1, whole genome shotgun sequence genomic stretch:
- the LOC124705887 gene encoding LOW QUALITY PROTEIN: electron transfer flavoprotein-ubiquinone oxidoreductase, mitochondrial (The sequence of the model RefSeq protein was modified relative to this genomic sequence to represent the inferred CDS: deleted 1 base in 1 codon): MPSWGAATARWFSAGREAMSYDVVIVGAGPAGLAAAIRLKQLCRAADTDLSVCVLEKGAEVGAHVLSGNVFEPRALDELIPNWRQQDAPIRVTVSSDTFWMLTKNKAWTLPSPFDNRGNYVISLSQLVRWMSVKAEELGVEVYPGFAASEILYDENQMVNGVATNDVGIAKDGTKRETFQPGVELRGRITLLAEGCRGSLSEKIISNHKLRETGQGQHQTYALGIKEVWEIEEGKHKPGSVVHTVGWPLDMKTYGGSFLYHLDDRQLAIGLVVALNYRNPFLSPYDEFQKFKQHPAIRTLLEGGTVLQYGARTLNEGGFQSIPNPVFPGGAIIGCSAGFLNVPKIKGSHTAMKSGMLAAEATFKTLVEGTSMDLYWENLKKSWIWEELYRSRNYRPAFEYGFIPGMALSAVEHYIFNGKLPFTLKHGKPDHEATDMANLHSPIQYPKPDGQVSFDVPSSLYRSNTNHEHNQPPHLRLKDPTIPESVNLPQYAGPESRYCPARVYEYVSDENGDPKLHINAQNCLHCKACDIKDPKQNIEWTVPEGGGGPGYTVM; the protein is encoded by the exons ATGCCGAGCTGGGGCGCGGCGACAGCGAGGTGGTTCTCTGCTGGACGGGAGGCGATGAGCTACGACGTCGTCATCGTGGGCGCCGGCCCCGCGGGGCTCGCCGCCGCCATCCGGCTCAAGCAGCTCTGCCGCGCGGCCGACACCGACCTCTCCGTCTGCGTCCTCGAGAAAGGAGCCGAAGTCG GTGCTCATGTACTGTCGGGGAATGTCTTCGAGCCCCGAGCCTTGGATGAGCTCATT CCGAACTGGAGGCAACAGGAT GCCCCAATCCGAGTCACTGTCTCATCTGACACGTTCTGGATGTTAACAAAGAACAAGGCATGGACACTTCCATCTCCTTTTGATAACAGAGGGAACTATGTGATAAG CTTAAGCCAACTGGTGAGATGGATGTCCGTAAAGGCTGAAGAATTAGGTGTCGAAGTGTATCCAGGTTTTGCTGCAAGTGAG ATCCTTTATGATGAGAATCAAATGGTTAACGGCGTTGCAACCAATGATGTTGGTATTGCTAAAGATGGTACCAAACGGGAAACTTTTCAACCGGGTGTGGAACTAAGAG GGAGAATAACACTTCTGGCCGAGGGTTGCCGGGGTTCATTATCAGAG AAAATAATATCAAATCACAAGCTCAGAGAAACTGGGCAAGGGCAACATCAGACATATGCTCTTGGAATTAAAGAG GTCTGGGAGATAGAAGAAGGAAAGCATAAGCCAGGCTCTGTAGTTCATACTgtagggtggcctttggacatgaAGACATACGGAGGATCATTTCTGTATCACCTTGATGATAGACAG TTAGCAATTGGTCTGGTTGTTGCCTTGAATTATCGAAATCCTTTCCTCAGCCCCTACGATGAATTCCAG AAATTCAAGCAGCACCCTGCTATCAGAACACTTCTGGAAGGTGGAACAGTTCTTCAGTATGGTGCTCGTACTTTGAATGAAGGTGGTTTCCAG TCCATACCGAATCCAGTTTTCCCCGGTGGTGCAATTATTGGATGCTCTGCAGGATTCCTAAATGTTCCGAAAATAAAAGGATCACATACCGCAATGAAATCAG GTATGCTTGCGGCAGAAGCAACTTTCAAGACTCTTGTTGAAGGAACTTCCATGGATCTGTACTGGGAGAATCTCAAGAAGTCATGGATATGGGAAGAACTCTATAGATCTCGGAATTATAGACCG GCATTTGAATACGGATTTATTCCTGGCATGGCCTTGTCAGCAGTGGAACA CTACATATTCAATGGGAAATTACCTTTTACATTGAAGCATGGGAAACCTGACCATGAAGCAACAGAT ATGGCTAATCTGCACTCACCAATTCAGTATCCAAAACCAGATGGGCAGGTGTCCTTTGATGTTCCATCTTCTTTATACAG GAGCAACACAAACCATGAACACAACCAGCCTCCTCATCTTCGCTTGAAGGATCCCACAATACCTGAAAGCGTAAATCTTCCCCAATATGCTGGACCAGAGTCACGTTATTGTCCAGCTCGAGTTTACGA ATATGTCTCTGACGAGAACGGTGACCCAAAGCTTCACATAAATGCTCAAAATTGTCTTCATTGCAAG GCTTGTGACATCAAAGATCCTAAGCAGAACATCGAGTGGACTGTTCCAGAAGGTGGAGGAGGACCTGGTTACACAGTGATGTAA